Proteins encoded by one window of Lathyrus oleraceus cultivar Zhongwan6 chromosome 1, CAAS_Psat_ZW6_1.0, whole genome shotgun sequence:
- the LOC127101344 gene encoding uncharacterized protein LOC127101344: protein MAPTRLHLQNQSQRSNETFKEYAQHWHEMASRVRPALSDNELVDIFMGTLQGLYFEKMIGSSSINFTNMVTIGEHVESGLKFGKIADTITPQTINKRSHGGFAKEKEGEANAVTARACPRYRVPTDPMPYYPYPYVAAAQYQQPPFQYQPQKDNQQSTPTQRNPNQQYNRAQNRGNNFGNRPQIDKILVPYFKLIPYLVHVGAIIPKELPAATPPFRANHDPNASCAYHAGFIGHSIENCWALKCKIQDLINQNILTFSEEKPNVKTNPFPNHSSALVNVVIEEVNAEVILKVEEAKTLMSVVLQKLEQFGFLEEVHDDCTICKFDPDICEQLRGCVQALMDQGLIQFSISQVAEEVAVIEPITIVYRKKKVEVSPKRIQSIHFRVPTPFPYQNTKEVPWNYETTVYLGGKEI from the coding sequence ATGGCTCCAACAAGGCTTCACTTACAGAACCAGTCTCAAAGATCTAatgaaaccttcaaggagtatgctcaacATTGGCACGAAATGGCGTCTAGGGTTCGACCAGCACTATCTGACAACGAGTTGGTCGACATCTTCATGGGTACGCTGCAAGGGTTGTATTTTGAGAAGATGATTGGAAGTTCATCAATAAACTTCACTAACATGGTTACTATTGGGGAACATGTTGAGAGCGGGCTGAAATTCGGGAAAATAGCAGACACGATCACACCGCAGACAATCAACAAGAGATCGCATGGGGGCTTTGCAAAAGAGAAGGAGGGGGAAGCAAACGCTGTGACGGCGAGGGCTTGCCCCCGATATCGAGTTCCGACAGACCCTATGCCGTATTATCCATATCCATACGTTGCCGCAGCTCAATACCAACAGCCGCCTTTCCAGTATCAACCGCAGAAAGataatcaacaatcaacacccACTCAGAGAAATCCAAACCAACAGTATAATCGAGCACAGAACCGAGGAAACAATTTTGGGAACCGGCCCCAAATTGACAAGATTTTGGTGCCGTACTTCAAATTAATCCCGTATCTAGTTCATGTAGGAGCGATCATACCAAAGGAATTGCCCGCAGCCACTCCTCCATTCCGCGCCAACCACGATCCTAATGCTTCGTGCGCGTATCATGCCGGATTCATAGGGCACTCTATAGAAAATTGTTGGGCACTTAAATGCAAGATTCAAGACTTGATCAACCAGAACATCCTTACCTTCTCCGAAGAAAAACCGAATGTAAAGACAAATCCTTTTCCAAATCATAGTAGCGCGTTAGTCAACGTCGTGATTGAAGAGGTAAATGCCGAAGTCATACTGAAAGTTGAAGAGGCGAAGACTCTGATGTCCGTTGTATTACAAAAGCTTGAACAGTTTGGGTTTTTAGAAGAGGTGCATGATGATTGTACAATATGCAAGTTCGATCCAGATATTTGCGAGCAGTTGAGAGGGTGCGTGCAGGCACTAATGGACCAAGGGTTAATACAGTTCTCCATATCTCAAGTAGCAGAAGAGGTGGCAGTGATTGAACCAATAACAATTGTATATAGGAAGAAGAAGGTTGAAGTTTCTCCCAAGAGGATTCAGTCGATTCATTTCCGTGTTCCAACTCCGTTTCCGTATCAGAATACCAAGGAAGTGCCTTGGAATTATGAGACCACAGTGTATTTGGGAGGGAAAGAAATCTGA
- the LOC127101356 gene encoding uncharacterized protein LOC127101356: MQTGAPQAPNAQPGMQFFQPATAAQTMPLGFSYPPMWFNPNMPAPIAPEASRPASQIAPPAVNPDRPTDYQLLDNRIRAIEGFSSFGIDARDLCLVPNVVLPQKFKVPDHPKYKGLSCPHSHLTMYYRKMASHIDNGNLLIHCFQDRLTGASLDWYMSLERSKIRSWRDLSEAFLKQYKYNLDMAPTRLQLQNQSQRSNETFKEYAQHWHEMASRVRPALSDNELVDIFMGTLQGLYFEKMIGSSSTNFANMVTIGEHVESGLKFGKIADTTTPQTINKRPHGGFAKEKEGEANAVTARAHPRYRVPTAPMSYYPYPYVAAAQYQQPSFQYQPQKDNQQLTPTQRNPNQQYNRAQNRGNNFGNRPQIDKILVPYFELIPYLVHVGAIIPKELPAATPPFRANHDPNASCAYHAGFIGHSTENCWALKCKIQDLINQNILTFSEEKPNVKTNPFPNHSSALVNAVIEEVNPEVILKVEEMKTLMSVVLQKLEQFRFLEEMHDDCTICEFDPYIREQLRGCVQALMDQGLIQFSRSQAAEEVEVIEPITIVYRKKKVEASPKRIQPIHFCVPTPFPYQNTKEVPWNYETIVYLGGKEI; this comes from the coding sequence ATGCAGACAGGGGCACCTCAGGCCCCTAATGCTCAACCTGGAATGCAATTCTTTCAGCCTGCTACTGCCGCTCAGACGATGCCACTGGGTTTCTCCTACCCGCCAATGTGGTTCAACCCGAATATGCCTGCACCAATCGCCCCCGAAGCCTCTCGACCGGCCAGTCAGATCGCTCCTCCCGCTGTTAATCCGGATAGACCTACGGATTACCAGCTCTTGGACAACAGAATAAGGGCCATTGAGGGCTTCTCTTCTTTCGGCATAGACGCTCGAGACCTCTGCTTGGTCCCGAACGTGGTGTTGCCCCAAAAGTTCAAGGTGCCCGACCACCCCAAGTACAAAGGCCTTAGCTGTCCCCACAGTCATCTCACTATGTACTACAGGAAGATGGCTTCACATATTGATAATGGCAACCTCCTGATTCATTGCTTCCAAGATAGGCTGACTGGGGCTTCATTGGATTGGTACATGAGTTTGGAGCGCTCGAAGATTCGGTCATGGAGGGATCTCTCCGAGGCATTTTTgaaacagtataagtacaacCTTGACATGGCTCCAACAAGGCTTCAGTTACAGAACCAGTCTCAAAGATCTAatgaaaccttcaaggagtatgctcaacATTGGCACGAAATGGCGTCTAGGGTTCGACCAGCACTATCTGACAACGAGTTGGTCGACATCTTCATGGGTACGCTGCAAGGGTTGTATTTTGAGAAGATGATTGGCAGTTCATCAACAAACTTCGCTAACATGGTTACTATTGGGGAACATGTTGAGAGCGGGCTGAAATTCGGGAAAATAGCAGACACGACCACACCACAGACAATCAACAAGAGACCGCATGGGGGCTTCGCAAAGGAGAAGGAGGGGGAAGCAAACGCTGTGACGGCGAGGGCTCACCCCCGATATCGAGTTCCGACAGCCCCTATGTCATATTATCCATATCCATACGTAGCCGCAGCTCAATACCAACAGCCGTCTTTCCAGTATCAACCGCAGAAAGATAATCAACAATTAACACCCACTCAGAGAAATCCAAACCAACAGTATAATCGAGCACAGAACCGAGGAAACAATTTTGGGAACCGGCCCCAAATTGACAAGATTCTGGTGCCGTACTTCGAATTAATCCCCTATCTAGTTCATGTAGGAGCGATCATACCAAAGGAATTGCCCGCAGCCACTCCTCCATTCCGCGCCAACCACGATCCTAATGCTTCGTGCGCGTATCATGCCGGATTCATAGGGCACTCTACAGAAAATTGTTGGGCACTTAAATGCAAGATTCAAGACTTGATCAACCAGAACATCCTAACCTTCTCCGAAGAAAAACCGAATGTAAAGACAAATCCTTTTCCAAATCATAGTAGCGCGTTAGTCAACGCCGTGATTGAAGAGGTAAATCCCGAAGTCATACTGAAAGTTGAAGAGATGAAGACTCTGATGTCCGTTGTATTACAAAAGCTTGAACAATTTAGGTTTTTAGAAGAGATGCATGATGATTGTACAATATGCGAGTTCGATCCATATATTCGCGAGCAGTTGAGAGGGTGCGTGCAGGCACTAATGGACCAAGGGTTAATACAGTTCTCCAGATCTCAAGCAGCAGAAGAGGTGGAAGTGATTGAACCGATAACAATTGTATATAGGAAGAAGAAGGTTGAAGCTTCTCCCAAGAGGATTCAGCCGATTCATTTCTGTGTTCCAACTCCGTTTCCGTATCAGAATACCAAGGAAGTGCCTTGGAATTATGAGACCATAGTGTATTTGGGAGGGAAAGAAATTTGA